A genomic region of Bacteroidota bacterium contains the following coding sequences:
- the accC gene encoding acetyl-CoA carboxylase biotin carboxylase subunit produces MQQKENRTPYRPQKITKLLVANRGEIAVRVMRTCKELGIETVAVYSEADRNALHVQLADEAYCIGPAPSRSSYLLEDKILEVALAARANAIHPGYGFLSENAAFSLACRREKIIFVGPPPDAIRAMGDKTTARAMMEKAAIPMAPGTTEAVADVEEAARIAVDIGYPVLIKAAAGGGGKGMRLVEDPADFTQAMEMAQREAEAAFGDGRVFLEKYIVQPRHIEFQVLADEHGHCIHLFERDCSIQRRHQKVIEEAPSSILTREVREMMGQAAINAALACGYTNAGTVEFLVDKDLNFYFMEMNTRLQVEHPVTEMITGLDLVAEQLRVAEGMPLELGQDDVQMQGHAIECRVYAEDPENNFLPSPGPLTVHRPPAGLGVRLDAGVEEGGEIPIHYDPMIAKLVTYAGTRAEAICKMARALDEYEVAGVKTTIPFCAFVMGHEAFLKGDVSTHFVGNYFTPEVLQQSTENEQLAAALAAAWHVHQQKPEKPAAEQVAITSPWRQRKVH; encoded by the coding sequence ATGCAGCAAAAAGAAAACCGTACGCCATATCGCCCCCAAAAAATCACGAAGCTCCTGGTTGCCAACCGTGGAGAAATTGCCGTTCGGGTGATGCGGACCTGCAAAGAGCTAGGCATTGAAACCGTAGCCGTATATAGCGAAGCAGATCGAAATGCCCTGCATGTTCAGTTGGCAGATGAAGCTTATTGCATCGGGCCGGCGCCTTCCCGGTCATCGTACCTGTTGGAAGACAAAATACTTGAGGTTGCTTTGGCAGCCCGTGCAAATGCTATTCATCCCGGATACGGGTTCTTGTCTGAAAATGCAGCCTTTTCTCTAGCGTGTAGACGAGAAAAAATCATTTTTGTTGGCCCGCCACCCGATGCTATACGCGCAATGGGGGATAAAACCACAGCGCGGGCCATGATGGAAAAGGCCGCCATTCCGATGGCGCCCGGTACCACAGAGGCGGTTGCCGACGTTGAGGAAGCTGCCCGTATTGCGGTTGATATCGGGTATCCGGTGTTAATCAAGGCTGCTGCCGGCGGTGGGGGCAAAGGGATGCGCCTGGTTGAAGACCCTGCTGATTTTACACAGGCCATGGAAATGGCACAGCGCGAAGCAGAAGCCGCATTTGGTGATGGTCGCGTTTTTCTGGAAAAGTATATTGTTCAACCCCGCCATATTGAATTCCAGGTGCTGGCAGATGAGCATGGCCATTGCATTCATTTGTTCGAACGCGATTGCTCAATCCAGCGCCGGCACCAAAAGGTCATCGAAGAAGCACCGTCCTCTATCCTGACCCGGGAAGTACGTGAGATGATGGGTCAGGCAGCCATCAATGCCGCGCTTGCTTGTGGCTACACCAATGCCGGCACGGTTGAGTTTTTGGTCGATAAAGATCTGAACTTCTATTTCATGGAAATGAATACCCGGTTACAGGTTGAACATCCTGTGACAGAAATGATCACCGGACTCGATTTGGTGGCTGAGCAACTGCGGGTTGCCGAGGGTATGCCGCTTGAGCTTGGACAAGATGATGTGCAAATGCAGGGGCACGCGATAGAATGCCGTGTATATGCGGAAGACCCGGAAAACAATTTCTTGCCCAGTCCGGGCCCACTGACGGTCCATCGTCCGCCGGCCGGCCTTGGCGTTCGGTTGGATGCCGGGGTTGAAGAAGGCGGCGAAATTCCGATCCACTACGATCCGATGATTGCCAAACTGGTTACCTATGCAGGTACGCGAGCAGAAGCGATCTGTAAAATGGCGCGTGCGCTTGATGAGTATGAGGTGGCCGGAGTAAAAACAACCATCCCGTTTTGCGCCTTCGTTATGGGGCACGAGGCCTTTTTGAAGGGAGATGTGTCGACCCATTTTGTAGGCAACTACTTCACGCCAGAAGTGCTGCAGCAATCAACTGAAAACGAGCAACTTGCAGCCGCACTGGCTGCTGCGTGGCATGTACACCAACAAAAGCCCGAAAAGCCGGCTGCTGAACAGGTGGCAATAACAAGCCCCTGGAGGCAGCGGAAAGTGCATTGA
- a CDS encoding T9SS type A sorting domain-containing protein has product MLRQVSIGFLVCLAFAWSGVSRAPVFQKAEGAQISIAQDSLALVAFYEETLPGFWTRGRNWLSGPLGTWFGVTVTDGRVTRLELPNNNVSGTLTARLGDLTALQVLDLSANSIYGKIPASFDGLAHLETLNLSGNFFTEMPDSVAGMAQLRILDLGRNNIYDDLPADLAALSSLEVLDLNHNSLSQIPNLDALRTLGVLQRLDLSHNNLAFDDIEPLLWIAPEFYYDGQLYRSTTVTGFEGEPVALQGEFGGQYNQYQWYRGTEALMGETSDRFVISDFAQPDADTYILEVTNRRATRLRLRHFFEVKFDSARRLKWLDIGVYHHVYNYHGAMEEGEGGMEYPAIMRESGHIRTRDFWIGVKDWTDAAGETHPYKVVRNGHRSRLRNSTPLVHNLIGRHEDTFVEVDGQPSFDKEAVLDAVDPGIPADRMIHNVFNTPLGITVDRRAYAYANEHHDDYHIISYQYCNTGNIDLDDEIELPDQELEGVYFYRTHSWRGNRRAAWAGSPGQVWGKYAMHDVVGDGNALYPVDFTAQYAWSGFDPEYDVPLREFSSLGAPLVARVMQDRTFLDELSLRGDTLGRLGDPAMVGRMTLHADNATTDRSYDPALQPAELRWLDNDWFSTWDSGPDRELYLVHIMGKYSFSRDYPHFADTIEPTGTFWEPSNDPSQRSQAGHVSTTTYGPYAMPFGSCINIAVAEGAGGLSHDAALDVGRAYVAAGASREAALIPYDANGDGQINTTPFDYDKVFVGTELQTKNQWVMSARDSLFSTFYRARDLYRSSGDMMRYPIVEPPRAPLRFSVWGADEGVELEWQAATGGAPARAWALYRTEGWVDNLYVSGCLEDPRLLCGYEHIATMPAAARSYLDTLVTAGVDYYYYLQAIGDPQPVDALAITGTPNGQPLRSGRYLTQTYDPVSLSSAPPRVASPPETLMLQPNYPNPFMGTTSIQYGLPSDGAVELSVYDMLGRRVAVLVDGFQPAGQYEVQFDAGRLASGVYVYLLVAGDARKEHTMLLVQ; this is encoded by the coding sequence ATGCTTCGGCAAGTTAGCATAGGGTTTTTGGTGTGCCTTGCGTTTGCGTGGAGTGGTGTTTCTCGCGCACCCGTTTTCCAAAAAGCAGAAGGTGCACAGATTTCGATTGCGCAGGATTCGCTGGCGCTCGTTGCGTTTTATGAAGAGACGCTTCCTGGTTTTTGGACGCGCGGGCGTAACTGGCTTTCTGGTCCACTTGGTACCTGGTTTGGGGTTACGGTAACAGACGGCCGCGTCACGCGGTTAGAACTGCCCAATAACAATGTTTCTGGAACCCTCACCGCTCGCCTTGGTGACCTCACTGCATTACAGGTACTGGATTTATCTGCCAATTCCATCTATGGCAAAATCCCCGCTTCATTCGACGGGCTTGCGCATCTGGAAACCTTGAACCTCTCAGGTAACTTCTTTACCGAAATGCCGGATAGCGTTGCCGGCATGGCTCAGTTACGCATATTGGATTTGGGACGGAATAATATTTATGACGACTTGCCGGCTGATCTTGCAGCCTTGTCAAGCCTCGAGGTGCTCGATTTAAACCATAATAGCTTGTCCCAAATTCCCAACTTAGATGCTTTACGGACGCTGGGGGTACTTCAGCGACTGGATTTGTCCCACAACAATCTTGCATTTGATGACATTGAGCCCCTGCTTTGGATAGCACCTGAATTCTACTATGATGGGCAGCTTTACAGAAGCACTACGGTAACCGGATTCGAAGGTGAGCCTGTGGCCTTGCAGGGCGAATTTGGAGGACAGTATAATCAGTATCAGTGGTACAGAGGCACAGAGGCGCTGATGGGTGAAACGAGTGATCGATTTGTTATTTCCGATTTTGCGCAGCCTGATGCAGATACCTACATCCTCGAAGTTACAAATAGGCGCGCGACGCGTCTGCGGTTGCGGCATTTTTTTGAAGTTAAATTTGACAGTGCGCGCCGCTTGAAGTGGCTTGATATAGGTGTATATCACCATGTATACAACTATCATGGCGCAATGGAGGAAGGGGAGGGAGGCATGGAGTATCCGGCTATCATGCGAGAATCAGGACATATCCGAACACGAGATTTTTGGATTGGTGTGAAAGACTGGACGGATGCCGCAGGGGAAACGCATCCTTATAAAGTGGTACGGAATGGGCATCGATCAAGACTGAGAAACTCGACACCACTTGTTCATAATCTGATTGGCCGGCACGAAGATACCTTTGTTGAAGTAGATGGCCAGCCTTCGTTTGATAAAGAAGCTGTCCTCGATGCTGTTGACCCAGGCATCCCGGCTGATCGCATGATTCACAATGTGTTTAATACACCTTTGGGGATTACGGTAGATCGGCGTGCTTATGCTTATGCAAACGAGCACCACGATGATTACCACATCATCTCATACCAGTATTGTAATACAGGCAATATAGATCTTGATGATGAAATAGAGCTTCCCGATCAAGAACTGGAAGGTGTTTATTTTTACAGGACGCATAGTTGGCGTGGTAACCGGCGGGCAGCCTGGGCGGGTAGTCCAGGTCAGGTTTGGGGCAAGTACGCCATGCACGATGTGGTGGGAGATGGCAATGCGTTGTATCCCGTAGATTTCACTGCCCAGTATGCCTGGAGTGGTTTTGATCCAGAATATGACGTGCCGCTTCGGGAATTTTCCAGCCTTGGTGCCCCGCTTGTTGCCCGGGTCATGCAGGACCGCACCTTCCTTGATGAGCTCTCCCTGCGTGGCGATACGCTGGGTCGGCTTGGCGACCCTGCTATGGTAGGGCGGATGACGTTGCATGCGGACAACGCTACAACGGACCGGTCTTACGATCCAGCTCTGCAGCCAGCTGAGCTTCGGTGGCTTGACAACGACTGGTTTTCTACGTGGGACAGTGGCCCGGACAGAGAGTTGTACCTCGTGCACATAATGGGTAAATACAGCTTTTCACGAGACTATCCTCATTTTGCCGACACAATAGAACCAACCGGTACCTTTTGGGAGCCTTCAAATGACCCCAGCCAAAGATCGCAGGCCGGCCATGTGTCGACAACGACCTACGGTCCTTATGCAATGCCCTTTGGAAGCTGCATTAATATAGCTGTAGCAGAGGGGGCAGGAGGCCTGAGCCACGATGCAGCGCTTGATGTAGGTCGCGCCTATGTGGCTGCCGGCGCTTCACGCGAAGCTGCTTTGATTCCGTACGATGCCAATGGAGATGGTCAAATTAACACTACCCCATTTGATTACGATAAAGTCTTTGTTGGGACCGAACTGCAGACTAAGAATCAATGGGTAATGTCGGCCCGCGATTCATTGTTTAGTACATTTTACCGTGCACGTGATCTGTACCGATCCAGCGGTGATATGATGCGCTATCCAATTGTCGAACCGCCTCGTGCACCCCTGCGGTTTTCTGTATGGGGAGCGGATGAGGGCGTTGAATTGGAATGGCAAGCAGCAACCGGGGGCGCGCCGGCAAGGGCCTGGGCGCTATATCGTACAGAGGGATGGGTAGATAATTTGTATGTCTCGGGATGTCTCGAAGACCCACGATTGTTGTGTGGCTATGAGCACATTGCAACGATGCCTGCTGCAGCCAGGTCCTACCTGGATACGCTGGTAACAGCAGGCGTGGACTACTATTATTATTTGCAGGCCATTGGAGATCCACAGCCTGTTGATGCGCTTGCCATCACGGGTACACCCAACGGACAACCCCTCCGTAGTGGACGATACTTGACGCAAACATATGATCCTGTTAGCCTTTCTTCAGCGCCGCCGCGCGTGGCTTCCCCACCAGAAACGCTAATGTTACAGCCCAATTACCCCAATCCGTTTATGGGTACAACAAGTATTCAATACGGATTACCATCAGATGGAGCAGTTGAACTGTCTGTTTATGATATGCTGGGCCGAAGGGTGGCTGTGTTGGTGGATGGCTTTCAGCCGGCAGGGCAGTATGAGGTGCAGTTTGATGCTGGCAGACTGGCCAGTGGGGTCTATGTATATCTCTTAGTTGCTGGGGATGCGCGTAAAGAGCACACCATGCTCCTGGTGCAATAA